In Rhipicephalus microplus isolate Deutch F79 chromosome 9, USDA_Rmic, whole genome shotgun sequence, one genomic interval encodes:
- the LOC142772065 gene encoding uncharacterized protein LOC142772065 isoform X2, with amino-acid sequence MVESLDMCSTLLHQFLGVFTASLQMCWVDLEQKMRSGISPQKRASTLQAPEALFDRNSKVTVWH; translated from the exons atggtggaatccctggacatgtgttcaaccttgctgcatcagttccttggtgttttcacggcatctttacagatgtgttgg gttgaccttgagcagaaaatgAGGAGCGgcatcagcccccagaaaagagcaagcaccctccaagctcccgaagctctcttcgacaggaacagcaaggtcactgtgtggcattga
- the LOC142772065 gene encoding uncharacterized protein LOC142772065 isoform X1: MLDDTPIRRVNKINILGLNNSDNGSNADTIKLFRTSVQNTASLIKRISNRHRGMREADTRHLIQAFCLCRITYSISYLYFSLTEIDQLNRLIRNAYKTALHLPKSTATDKLLQLGVHNTLGELVEAHLFSQYQRLSLTETGQVLLRRIGINVPGHTTATHEVPVTVSSNLLFPPLPKNTHPEHNRARREARAKSLQKRFPPSSPAVYADAAEYVDHRAFVVAVVDGFQKLIASASLPNSTESLEAEEAAIALAIVHSSAEYIFSDSKTAIRNFATFRIHSPAAKILESSLPPDRLITLLWVPAHCGHPGNTAAHTQARALANRAHSDLPSLRNARDRLLSYHDITLCYRNSRLTYPPPHKSLSRCDQALWRRLQTATVTTPFLLSLFTHGETSHHCNLCPSTRADFQHIFLNCPNKPKPPWQGSEHQERWEAALRSSQPGLQLRTVSWARRVAEAQSCPAT; this comes from the coding sequence atgcttgatgacacccctattcgcagggtaaataaaatcaatattttaggcCTTAATAATTCCGACAATGGCTCGAACGCTGACACCATAAAGTTATTCCGCACCTCAGTTCAAaatacagcttccctcattaagcgcatatccaatcgtcatcgcggcatgagagaagcagacacacgccacctcatacaggccttttgcctatgcagaattacctattcTATTTCCTACCTCTATTTCTCACTTACGGAGATCGATcaacttaacagactcattcgtaatgcctataaaactgcgctccatctccctaaatcaacagccacggataaactacttcaacttggggtgcacaacactctaggagagcttgtagaggcgcatcttttcagccaatatcaaagactatcactcacagaaacaggacaggtactcctgcgccgaattggaatcaacgttcctggtcaTACCACGGCCACGCACGAAGTTcccgtcactgttagcagcaaTCTATTATTCCCGCCACTCCCTaaaaatactcacccagaacataatcgggcgcgacgggaagctcgagccaagtcccttcagaagcgcttccctcctaGTTCTCCTGCAGTCTATGCAGACGCAGCCGAATatgtagatcatcgagctttcgtggtagccgtcgtagatggatttcaaaaactgATCGCTAGTGCGTCTCTTCCAAATTCGACAGAAtccctggaagcagaggaggcggcaattgctttagccattgttcactcctccgctgagtatattttttctgattcaaaaactgcaattcgtaatttcgccactttccgaattcattctccggctgctaaaattcttgaatcatctcttccgcctgatcgcctcatcaccctcctctgggtccctgcgcactgtggacacccaggcaacacggccgctcacacccaagcccgagcactcgccaaccgggctcacagcgacctgccttcgcttcgaaatgccagggatcgactcctcagctatcacgatatcacgctatgttaccgaaattcccgcctaacgtatcccccgccacataaatctctctccagatgtgaccaggctttgtggcgcagacttcaaacggccacagtaacgactccttttcttctctccctttttacacatggcgaaacctcgcatcattgcaacttatgtcctagcaccagagccgacttccagcacatatttctgaattgtccaaacaaacccaagcctccgtggcaagggtcagaacaccaggagcgatgggaggctgctctgcgcagctcgcaaccaggtttacagctccggacagtgagctgggccagaagggtcgccgaagcacagtcGTGTCCAGCCACCTAG